Within Paenibacillus albicereus, the genomic segment TTTCCAGCGTTTGCCTACATTTTCCGCATCGATATGCCGTTAACTAGATTATTCCGACGAAAATCTCGACTCAAAAAAGGAGTGTCTCTCGTTGATCCGACACGCTACACCGCGCAGCCGTACGCTGCTGTCGCTGCTGCTGGCGGCCGTCCTGGCCCTTTCCCTGCTGGCTCCTGCGGCCCATGCCGAGGACGCCGTCGCCTCCGTCTCGCTCGATACCGGCTCCAGCCTGTCCCTGACCTACGGCGAGGATCCGTACGCGCTCGTGCTGTGGGCTTCCTATTCCGGCTCTTCCGCTAAAAAGGACGTCACGTCTTCGGCCGTCTGGACGACCTCGCTCTCGTCCGTCGTCAAGGTAAGCGGCGGTGTGCTGACGCCGGTCGCCGCCGGCAAGGCGACGATCACCGGCAAGTTCGGCGGCTACTCCGCCAGCGTGACCGTCACGGTCGCCTATCCGTACAGCAAGCTGCAGCTGCAGCGCGGCGGGGAAAATGCGCCGGCCAAGCTCGAGGCGAACGTCGGCGACAAGCTTCAGCTCGATGCGGTCGGCACCAAGGACGGACAGACGGCAGACCTGACCGAGGACGCCGACTGGACGAGCTCCAGCGCCGCCGTCGCTTCCGTCAAGGACGGCGAGATCGAGATCCTTGCCGCGGGCACGACGACGATCAAGGCCTCCTACCGGGGCGTATCCGCCTCGCTGACGCTGACCGCCGAATCGCCGTACGAGGCGCTTGAGCTCTCCGAATCGTCGCTCGTCGAGCTGGAGACCGGAGGCAGCGCGCTCCGGCTGACCGCCACCGCCCGGCCCAAGGACGGAGGAGCTAGCCTCGACGTTACGTCAAAGGCGGTCTGGAGCAGCTCTGCTCCCACGATCGTAAAGGCCGAGAAGGACGGCGTCCTCACGCCGGTCGGCCCCGGCACAGCGACGATCTCCGTCTCGCTGCACGGCGTGTCCGTAACGGTGCAGGCCGTCGTGCGCCAGCCCTATGAGGTGCTCAAGCTGTCTCCGTCCGCCGAGCTGCACCTGCTGCTCTCCGACTCGCCCGTGCAGCTGGCCGCCTCCATCCCGAGCGTGTCCGGCAGCGCGGAGGACGTGACGGCGCTCGCGGCATGGACGTCCTCCGATCTGTATGCGGCGACCGCGGAAGGCGGGCTCGTCACGCCGAAAGCGGCCGGATCCTCGACGATCAAGGCCGAATACAAGGGCGTCAGCCGCTCGCTCAAGGTGACGGTCTACCCGACCGCCGTACGCATCAAGGCGGCGGACGAGAAGCTGACGGCCATCGTCGACGAGACGCGCGACCTGCCGGCCATTACCGCCGTCGGCCTCGACGAGGCGGAATTCGCCGTCACGAAGCTCGTCAAGTGGACGTCCAGCGCCTCCGACGTCGTGGAGATCAAGGACGGCAAGTGGATCGCGCGCAAGAGCGGCAGCGCCGTGCTCAAGGCCGAGCTCGGCGACATGAAGGTCGAGCTGCCGTTCGAGGTGAACGCCAAGCCGCTCGCCCTGCTGTCCGAGACGAAGGCCCTATCGCTCGTCATCGGCAAGACGGCCGAGCTGCCCAAGCTGACCGTCACGTACACGACCGGAGAAGAAGAAGATGTCACCGCCAAAGCCGACTGGAAGGCTTCCGGCGGCAGCCTGCTCGTCCTGGAGGACTCGATGCGCGGCCTGGCCAGCGCCAAGGCGACGCTGACCGCCTCCTATCTCGGCAAGACCGTCACCTTCCCGGTCACGATCGAGGAGGAGATCGTCAAGCTGACCGTCGATCCGTCCTCCCTGACGCTCCATCCGAACCGCAGCAAGACCGTCAAGGTCACCGGCACGTATAAGAGCGGAGCCACGGTCTCGCTGGCGGCCAAAATGGACTGGAGCGTCGACGCTTCCGCTGTCGCAAGCGTGCAGCGCGGCACGATCAAGGCGCTCAAGCTCGGCAGCGCCAAGGTGACGGGCACGTACCAGGGCAAGAGCGTCACGGTAGCGCTGACCGTCAAGCCGAAGCTCAAGAGCCTCGTGCTCTCCGAAAAAAGCTTCCAGCTCGCTCCGGGAGCCTCGGCTCAGCTGAAGCTGAAGGCCTTCTACGACAACGGGACGTATGAAGAAGTGACCGCAGCCTCCCTCTGGTCCTCGAGCCGCGAGGGCGCCGCGACCGTCACGCAGGGCGGCGCGATCGCCGCTGTCGCCAAGGGCACGGCGACGATCAAGGCCGTCTTCGACGGCAAGTCGGTTACGGCGCGCGTGACGGTAAAGTAAACCGGCCGTGAGGCATGTCCGGCACAGGCCAGGCTGCCCTTCAGGCGAAAAATGAAAACGGGACGAAGCGGAGAGGATCTTGAAGATCCCCGCTTCGTCCCTTTCCCGTTTCGCTCGGCAATCGCAAAAAAACCGGCTCCGCGAAGGAACCGGTCACGCTAGGAATCGGAGAACACAAGGTCATAGACATGCTTGTAGGTCGCGACGTCGAACGCATCCGACATCGACCCGCCGCCCACGACGACAAAGCCGAGATAAAGTCCGCCTACGAGCGCCCCGGCGAACAGGGCGAGCACGATCAGCTTGCGTGCGAACCACCAGGCGGTGAAGCGGCTTTTCTTGCGCGGCTTGCCCGAGGAAGCCGCGGCTTGCTTCTCCTTGGGACGCGACGCGCCGCCTGAGGAGGCAGGCGAGCTCTGCCCGTTCTCCCGCGGGGACGGCGCCCCGCCCATCGACGAAGTCTGCGTATCGTTGGTCATGATCATCATCCTTGACGGCGCGGCAGAGCCCCTCTCCCGCCGTCAGGATGCAGGAGGAAAGGCTCAGGCGCGCATAGTGTTGGCCAGTCCGGCCATCGTGTCGGCGGAGGTCAGCGCCCGCGCGCTCAGCTGGTAAGCCCGCTGCACGCTCAGCAGCTCCGTCATCTCCTCCACGAGGTCTACGTTGGACTGCTCGATGAAGCCTTGGCGAACGGCGACGGCGCCGCCCTCGCCCGCCTGGGCCGGCGTCAGCACGTCGGCGGCATCGGTGCCGGCGGCGACGCCGAACAGGTTGTCCGCTACGGCGACGAGCGATTCGGGGCGAGTCGGCTGCACGAGCGCCAGCTGTCCGAGGCGAGTGCGGCTGCCGTCGGCGCGGACGCCGTCGACGATCCCCTCGGGGCTGATCTGCAGCGATACGCCCTCCGGCACGACAATCGGGCCCTCGCGCAAAACGACGCCGTTCGCCGTCTGCACGGGCACCTGACCCAGGACCGGATACCCGGTCTCTGTCGCGAGTATCGTATCACCCTGGCCGGTCACCGTCAACTGAAAGGCCCCGCTGCGGGTGTAGCCGCGGCCGCCGGCGTCATCCGACGCGACGACAAAAAGCGCGTTCCCCTCCAGCGCCAGATCGGTCGAAGTGCCTGTCTCCTTGAGGCTGCCCTGGGTCATGTCCGGGCCCATCTGGATGAAGCGGGCGCCCCAGCCTTGGTTGTAGCCGAGAGGACCGACGCGGCCCTCGCGGCGGAACGCCTCCGGCTGCTGCTTCGCGTTCGTGAGCAGATCCTGGAAGGTCGCTTCCTTGCGCTTGTATCCGGCCGTGTTCACGTTGGCCATATTCTCGGCGAGCAGGTCAAGCCGCTGCTGAAGCGCGCTCATCGACACCGTCGCATTGATGATGGAATTGTTCACCGGTCAATCCTCCTTTACACGCGGCCGATTTCGTTGACCGCTTTTTCCAAGCTTTTGTCATAGAATTGGATGACCTTCTGGTTGGCTTCGTAGGCGCGCATCGCCCCCATCAGATCGAGCATCGTCTGCGTCGGATCGACGTTGGAGCGCTCCGTATAGCCCTGGCGCACCTCGATGCCCGCTCCCGGCTGCGCCGCCGCGGCGCCGCCCTCGCCGTCAAGCCGCAGCTTGCCGTCGCCCTCTCGGACGAGATCGGCTACGCGGTCGACCCGCGTGATGAGCAGCGACTGGCCCGTCGGCGCGCCCGCGCCGTCCAGGAAGCGGAAGCTGCCGTCGAGCTTCAGCGAGTCGAGGCTCGTGCCCGGCGCGAAGGCGATCGGCTGTCCTCCTGCACCCAGCACGGAGGAGCCGTCGGCGGTCACCAGGGCGCCTTCTCCGGTCAGATGGAACTCGCCGCCGCGCGTGTAGCGCGTCTCTCCCTGCTCGTTCCGGACCGTGAAGTAAGCCTGCGGACGGAACGTCACCGTGCCGTCCTCGGCGATGGACTTGCCGGAGGCGTCGAACTCCACGCCGGGCACCTGGATTTCGGAGAGGATGGCGAAGTCGGACGGCTTGTCCGTCTTGTTCAGGTCGCCCTGGACCTGCAGCGAGATGCTCTCCTCGGCGAGCACCCCCGTGCTGAGCCGTCCGATGCGCCGCACCGGCTCGTCGTTCTTGCCGCTCATCGACAGGAGCATCTCGGGAAACGAGCGGTTCAGCGCATGGGAGGCCTTGTAGCCGGTCGTATTGAGGTTCGCGATATTGGTCGTTGCCGTGTCATGCACGCGCTGCTGGGCGATCATGCCCGCCGCGGCGGTATATAAGCCTCTAATCATGGAGGAGCCTCCTTGAGGGTGTTCTGCTGTCGTCTATATCGGCATGCCGCCAGGACTTGTGAATAGGCCTGGATGCCCACTCCCGGCCCTCGCGCCCGGCCGAGTCGCGGCCAGCGGCCGGACACGCCAAAAAAGCCGCTGCTCCCGGCAGCGGCCAAGCGAGCGCCTGCGCTGCCCTCCCGCCCGGGGCAGGGCGGGAGCGGCGGCGATTAAAGACGCACTTTTTTGCGCGACATGCGGTCGAGGTGGTCGAGCATGTAGCCCGTCCCTTTGACGACGCAGTGCATCGGATCCTCGGCGACCAGCACCGGCACCTTGAGCTCGTCCGCCATGAGCAGGTCGAGGCCTTCGAGCAGCGCTCCTCCGCCCGTCAGGATGACGCCGCGGTCGATGATGTCGGCCGACAGCTCCGGCGGCGTCTGCTCCAGCACCGTCTTGGCGGCGGCGACGATAGCGGCGACGGAGTCCGACAGCGCCTCGCGCACTTCCTCGGAGTGGATGCTGATCGTGCGCGGCAGTCCGGTGACCATGTCGCGGCCCCGGATGTCGATCGCGTCGTTGCGCGCGCCGGAGTGCACCGAGCCGATGCGGATCTTGATCTCCTCGCTTGTCCGCTCTCCGATCAGAAGCTTGTACTTCGCCTTGATGTAGCGGCTGATGTCCGAATCGAACGTATCGCCCGCTACCTTGATGGACGCCGACGTGACGATGTCGCCCATGGAAAGGACGGCGACGTCCGTCGTGCCGCCTCCGATATCGACGACCATGTTGCCGCTCGGCTGATAGATGTCCATGCCGGCGCCGATCGCCGCCGCCTTCGGCTCCTCCTCCATGTACACCTCGCGCGCGCCGCAGCGCTCCGCCGCCTCGCGGATCGCCTTTTGCTCGACGGACGTGATGTTGGTCGGAGCGCAGATGAGAATACGCGGGCGGCTGTACCAGCTCCGCCCGCCGATGCGGTCGATGAACGCCTTGAGCATCATTTCGGTAATCTCGAAGTCGGCGATGACGCCGTCGCGAAGCGGACGGATCGCCACGATGTTGCCCGGCGTCCGCCCGACCATCCGATAGGCTTCGTCGCCGACCGCCAGCACCCGGCGGGTGTCGGTCTCGACGGCGACGACAGAGGGCTCGTCAAGCACGACGCCCTTCCCTTTTACATGAATGGACACGTTGGCGGTGCCCAGATCGATTCCGATATCCTTGCTCAGCATAACGTCCGAAGTCCCCTAACGAATAGTGTGGAAGCCCATTACCCATTATTCGCTGAAAACCTCGTTTTTCCTCTGATTTTGTTGAAAAAAATTAGCGCTTTCCGGCGGCCAGCACCTCGCGCCGCTTGGTGCTTTTCTTATACTTGATCTTGGTGGCCTCGCCGCCTCGCAAGTGGCGGATCGACTTATGGTATTCGAGGATATGCTTCACCTGATCGGCCAGATCCGGATTGATTTCCGGCAGCCGCTCGGTCAGATCCTTGTGCACCGTGCTCTTGGACACCCCGAACTCTTTGGCGATCGTACGCACCGTATGTTTGGTCTCCACGATGCACCGGCCGATCTTGATGGTCCGCTCTTTGATGTAATCGTGCACGTTCCCGCCTCCTTGACTCGTTGTAAGTTTGGTACATTATATGAGGGGGTCGGGCAGATATTCTTTATGGCCAAGTCCTAAGCCGGAATTCCGTCCCAATTGGCTGAAAATAGGACTCCCGATGCTTCTAGAACCGGAATTCGCGCCGATCCGCAACCAAAAAAGCCGGCCTTCCCGAGAGGGAAGGCCGGCTGATGCGTCCACGTGCTTATTCGGCGTCGTCCGGCTGAGCGCCGTCCGCGGCGCCCGCGCTGTCTGTCGCTCCGGCGCTGTCTGGGGCACCGGCGCTGTCTGCGGCACCGGCGTCCGTCTGCTCGGCCGCTTCCGGAGTTTCGGAGCTGCCCGCCTCCGGCTGGGCCGCCGCCGTCTGCAGCTGCGGCGCTTCGGCCGGCAGCACCGAGGACGGATTGACGTGCTCGTCGTTCTTGATCAGGGCGAAGTGCAGATGCACGCCGAGCTCTTTTTGCAGGTCGTTGCGTCCGGCCTTGCCGATGACGGTCGACTGCTTGACCTCGTCGCCCGGCTTGACGGTGACGCCGCTCAGGCTCTGGTAGACGGAGACGAGTCCGCCTCCGTGGGCGATCTCGACGACCGTGCCATTCGTCGGCTGATCCTGGACGAGCGTGACCTTGCCGCTCAGGACGGCCTGCACGTCGAACGGCTGGTCATCCGCGCGGGCCAGGTCGATGCCGGTATTGCCTTTGTACGTATTGTTCTGCTCCACGAGCGAAGCTTCCTGCTCCGCCGCGCTGGCCGCGCTGTCGAAGTAGCCTCGCTTCACCAGCACGTCCTCTACGCTTGCGACCGGCCACAATGCCGTCTCGCCCGGAACCGGCTTGACCGTCTCCTGAATCGGCGTCTGTCCGCCTTGCTCCGTCTGGGCGCTCTCGGGAGTCTCGGTAGTCGAAGTCTTCTGCTCGTCTCCTTGATAGAGCCACATGACGGTTACGATGATGGCTGCCGCTGCGACAAAGATGGCCGGAGAGATCCATTTGCGCGACAGGGTCTTCTTGTAGGTTGATGCGGGCTTCCTTCCTCCCAGTTGGTTTTTAGGAGGATCTTGCTTGGCGTTCTTCTGATCTTGTTCATTCATCTTTCATCACCTCACTAGCCATTGTTGCCGGATCGGTTGGCTTTATACGTGAGGCGATAGAGAATTTGCAAGAGCGCGTGAGAGGGACGCTTCCGCTCCCGCGCAGGCCGTACGGGGCTTAGGCCGGGCGGCGGGGAAGGGAGTCGGTCCGCACGACCTCGGCGCCGGTGTAATAATGAGAGAGGATCTCGTAGGCCGAGCGGCCCGCCTTGGCCATGCCGTCCGCTCCCCACTGGCTCATGCCGACGCCGTGGCCGTAGCCGTACGTCGTAATTTCGATGTCGCCGCCTTCGACCTTCCAGGTGAACTGGGCGGACGGCAGCCCGAGCTTTTCGCGAACCTCCCGGCCCGTCAGCACCTGCCCGCCCGCCGCGAGCTTGCGGATGCGCCGGCCGTCGGTCGTATCGAGCACGCGCAGGCTGCGGGCGCTCGTCTTGGAGCTGATGCCGAGCTTGCGCCAGAACGCCGCCAGGCTCATCGTCGTCGTCTCCTTGTATTCCGGGCTGATCGTCTTGTCCCACGGGCTCGCCACGCTCCGCAGGTACGGCAGGCTCGCGTCCCAGTAATCCTCCGAGTTCTCCGTGTAGCCGTTGCTCGTGCTGAAGAAGAGCGCTTCGATCGGCTTCCCTTCATACGTGACGATCTGCCCTCTCGTCTGCTGCACCGCCGCGTTCAGCTTCGTCAGGTTGCGCTCGCGCTCCTCGCCGCTCCAGCGCTTCTGCAGCTTGGACAGCGGCACGTACACCTGATGCGCCGTCGTATCCGTCACGTCTGCGGCTTCGCCCGGCACGCCGGAGCGGTCTCCCGCGGCCAGCCGCTTCACGATGTAGGTGCGCGCGGCGATCGCCTGCGCCTTGAGCGCCTCCGGCTCGAAGCCGATCGGCATCTCCCCGGCGAGCACGCCCCGCACGTACAGCTCCATCGGCACCTTTTCCACCCGTTTTTCTACGGTCAAATACACCCGCACGAGCATCCGATCGAGTTCTCCGAGCGGCGGAATTCCGGCCGGCGCGGCGGAATCGGACCCGGATGAGGCCGCGGTCGGCGATTCGAGTCCGGCCTTGCCCGACAGGCCGGACCGGCCGGCGCCTGCTCCGGCCGGCGGCGCCTGGGCCGCCGGGGCTTGCGGATCCGGCGCTGCGGCGGCTGAGCCGGCCTGTCCG encodes:
- a CDS encoding Ig-like domain-containing protein; the protein is MIRHATPRSRTLLSLLLAAVLALSLLAPAAHAEDAVASVSLDTGSSLSLTYGEDPYALVLWASYSGSSAKKDVTSSAVWTTSLSSVVKVSGGVLTPVAAGKATITGKFGGYSASVTVTVAYPYSKLQLQRGGENAPAKLEANVGDKLQLDAVGTKDGQTADLTEDADWTSSSAAVASVKDGEIEILAAGTTTIKASYRGVSASLTLTAESPYEALELSESSLVELETGGSALRLTATARPKDGGASLDVTSKAVWSSSAPTIVKAEKDGVLTPVGPGTATISVSLHGVSVTVQAVVRQPYEVLKLSPSAELHLLLSDSPVQLAASIPSVSGSAEDVTALAAWTSSDLYAATAEGGLVTPKAAGSSTIKAEYKGVSRSLKVTVYPTAVRIKAADEKLTAIVDETRDLPAITAVGLDEAEFAVTKLVKWTSSASDVVEIKDGKWIARKSGSAVLKAELGDMKVELPFEVNAKPLALLSETKALSLVIGKTAELPKLTVTYTTGEEEDVTAKADWKASGGSLLVLEDSMRGLASAKATLTASYLGKTVTFPVTIEEEIVKLTVDPSSLTLHPNRSKTVKVTGTYKSGATVSLAAKMDWSVDASAVASVQRGTIKALKLGSAKVTGTYQGKSVTVALTVKPKLKSLVLSEKSFQLAPGASAQLKLKAFYDNGTYEEVTAASLWSSSREGAATVTQGGAIAAVAKGTATIKAVFDGKSVTARVTVK
- a CDS encoding DNA-directed RNA polymerase subunit beta, with protein sequence MTNDTQTSSMGGAPSPRENGQSSPASSGGASRPKEKQAAASSGKPRKKSRFTAWWFARKLIVLALFAGALVGGLYLGFVVVGGGSMSDAFDVATYKHVYDLVFSDS
- a CDS encoding flagellar hook-basal body protein gives rise to the protein MNNSIINATVSMSALQQRLDLLAENMANVNTAGYKRKEATFQDLLTNAKQQPEAFRREGRVGPLGYNQGWGARFIQMGPDMTQGSLKETGTSTDLALEGNALFVVASDDAGGRGYTRSGAFQLTVTGQGDTILATETGYPVLGQVPVQTANGVVLREGPIVVPEGVSLQISPEGIVDGVRADGSRTRLGQLALVQPTRPESLVAVADNLFGVAAGTDAADVLTPAQAGEGGAVAVRQGFIEQSNVDLVEEMTELLSVQRAYQLSARALTSADTMAGLANTMRA
- a CDS encoding flagellar hook-basal body protein, giving the protein MIRGLYTAAAGMIAQQRVHDTATTNIANLNTTGYKASHALNRSFPEMLLSMSGKNDEPVRRIGRLSTGVLAEESISLQVQGDLNKTDKPSDFAILSEIQVPGVEFDASGKSIAEDGTVTFRPQAYFTVRNEQGETRYTRGGEFHLTGEGALVTADGSSVLGAGGQPIAFAPGTSLDSLKLDGSFRFLDGAGAPTGQSLLITRVDRVADLVREGDGKLRLDGEGGAAAAQPGAGIEVRQGYTERSNVDPTQTMLDLMGAMRAYEANQKVIQFYDKSLEKAVNEIGRV
- the mreB gene encoding rod shape-determining protein, which produces MLSKDIGIDLGTANVSIHVKGKGVVLDEPSVVAVETDTRRVLAVGDEAYRMVGRTPGNIVAIRPLRDGVIADFEITEMMLKAFIDRIGGRSWYSRPRILICAPTNITSVEQKAIREAAERCGAREVYMEEEPKAAAIGAGMDIYQPSGNMVVDIGGGTTDVAVLSMGDIVTSASIKVAGDTFDSDISRYIKAKYKLLIGERTSEEIKIRIGSVHSGARNDAIDIRGRDMVTGLPRTISIHSEEVREALSDSVAAIVAAAKTVLEQTPPELSADIIDRGVILTGGGALLEGLDLLMADELKVPVLVAEDPMHCVVKGTGYMLDHLDRMSRKKVRL
- the spoIIID gene encoding sporulation transcriptional regulator SpoIIID; its protein translation is MHDYIKERTIKIGRCIVETKHTVRTIAKEFGVSKSTVHKDLTERLPEINPDLADQVKHILEYHKSIRHLRGGEATKIKYKKSTKRREVLAAGKR
- a CDS encoding M23 family metallopeptidase, with translation MNEQDQKNAKQDPPKNQLGGRKPASTYKKTLSRKWISPAIFVAAAAIIVTVMWLYQGDEQKTSTTETPESAQTEQGGQTPIQETVKPVPGETALWPVASVEDVLVKRGYFDSAASAAEQEASLVEQNNTYKGNTGIDLARADDQPFDVQAVLSGKVTLVQDQPTNGTVVEIAHGGGLVSVYQSLSGVTVKPGDEVKQSTVIGKAGRNDLQKELGVHLHFALIKNDEHVNPSSVLPAEAPQLQTAAAQPEAGSSETPEAAEQTDAGAADSAGAPDSAGATDSAGAADGAQPDDAE
- the spoIID gene encoding stage II sporulation protein D, giving the protein MPQNPSPWTLSALAALTAAAILLPGLIAHRQADPGKVADEPGSGYGYGAAAAVEERPPAFTTSGGKIVPLLGGAPDVPAAGAGGTSSAADGQAGSAAAAPDPQAPAAQAPPAGAGAGRSGLSGKAGLESPTAASSGSDSAAPAGIPPLGELDRMLVRVYLTVEKRVEKVPMELYVRGVLAGEMPIGFEPEALKAQAIAARTYIVKRLAAGDRSGVPGEAADVTDTTAHQVYVPLSKLQKRWSGEERERNLTKLNAAVQQTRGQIVTYEGKPIEALFFSTSNGYTENSEDYWDASLPYLRSVASPWDKTISPEYKETTTMSLAAFWRKLGISSKTSARSLRVLDTTDGRRIRKLAAGGQVLTGREVREKLGLPSAQFTWKVEGGDIEITTYGYGHGVGMSQWGADGMAKAGRSAYEILSHYYTGAEVVRTDSLPRRPA